The genomic window AAGGATGTGGAGGAGGCGAAGGCTCTTGCAAGGGAGATAGGATACCCTGTCCTTCTTAAAGCGACCGCCGGAGGCGGTGGTAGGGGAATAAGGATATGCAGGAACGAGGAGGAACTGGTTAAAAACTATGAGAGCGCTTACAACGAAGCTCAGAAAGCCTTTGGATGCGGAGACCTGCTCTTAGAGAAGTTCATAGAGAATCCCAAGCACATAGAGTTTCAGGTTCTCGGGGATAAGTACGGGAACGTGATACACCTCGGAGAAAGGGATTGCTCCATACAGAGGAGAAACCAGAAGCTTGTTGAGATAGCCCCGTCTCTGCTCCTGACGCCAGAGAAGAGGGAGTACTACGGAAACATAGTTGCAAAGGCGGCAAGGGAAATAGGCTACTATAACGCTGGGACTATGGAGTTCATAGCGGACCAGGAAGGCAATCTTTACTTTATAGAGATGAACACCCGTGTTCAGGTTGAGCATCCCGTTACCGAAATGGTCACAGGAATAGACATAGTGAAGTGGCAGCTGAGAATCGCCGCAGGAGAGAAGCTAAAGTACAAGCAGGAGGATGTAAACTTCAAGGGATACTCAATAGAGTGCAGAATAAACGCCGAAGACCCCAGGAACAACTTCGCTCCCTCCGTTGGAATGATAGAGAGGTACTACGTCCCTGGTGGTTTTGGAATAAGGGTAGAGCATGCTGCGGCGAGAGGGTTTGAGGTGACACCTTACTATGACTCCATGATAGCCAAGCTTATAGTCTGGGCTCCGGAGTGGGAGATAGCGGTGGATAGAATGAAAGCTGCTCTGGAGACCTATGAGATAACCGGAGTAAAAACCACGATACCTCTTCTGATAGAGATAATGAAGGAGCCGGACTTCAGAGCTGGAAAGTTCACCACCAAGTATCTTGAGGAGCATCCGCAGGTGTTTGATTACAAAGAGCACAGAGACAAGGAGGATTTTGTGGCTTTCCTTTCGGCTGTAATAGCTTCTTACCATGGTTTATAAAATTTGCAGGAGGTGATTTAAATGGTTGAGGTTGTAGAAGAAATCAGGGAGAAGATGAAAGAGCTGGAGAAAAAAGGAGTTAAGAAAAAGATACATATAACAGACCTCACCCCAAGAGACGGACAGCAATGTAAGCTTGCAACGAGAGTGAGAACCGATGACCTGTTGCCTCTCTGCGAAAAGCTGGACAAGTGTGGTTTTTACGCCGTTGAGGTTTGGGGAGGAGCAACCTACGATGTTTGCCTGAGGTATCTGAAGGAAGACCCATGGGAGAGGCTCAGACGCATAAAGGAGGTAATGCCCAACACCAAACTCCAGATGCTCTTCAGGGGGCAGAACATCGTCGGGTACAGACCCCGCTCCGACAAGACCGTCAAGAAGTTCGTGGAGAGGTGTATAGCCAACGGTATGACCGTTTTCAGGGTTTTTGACTCCCTTAACGACAACAGGAATATAGAGGTTGCTGTGAAGGCTATAAAGGAGCTTGGCGGAGAGGTTCACGCCGAGATAAGCTACACCCGCTCTCCGGTTCACACTTACGAGAAGTGGATGGAATACGCTCAGGAGCTTGCTGAGATGGAGCCCGACTGGATATCCTTCAAGGACGCTACCGGCATAATGCCTCCCTTTGAGTGCTACCAGATAATAAAGGGGATAAAGGAAGCAACCGGTGGACAGATACCGGTTCTGCTTCACAACCATGATATGAGCGGTATGGCAACCATAAATCATATGATGGCGGTTCTCGCCGGTGTGGACATGCTTGACACCGTCCTCTCACCCTTAGCCTTTGGTTCCTCACACCCAGCAACCGAGACCATAGTTGCAGCTCTTCAGGATACGCCCTTTGACACTGGACTTGACCTAACCAAGATAGCTGAAGCTGCAGAAGAAGCCAAGAAGATGAAGAAGAAGTACAAGAAGTATGAGACCGAATACGCCGGAGTTAACGCTCAGGTTCTCATTCACAAGATACCCGGCGGTATGATTTCCAATATGGTCGCTCAGCTCATGGAGGCAAATGCACTTGATAAGATAGAGGAAGCTCTCGCAGAGGTTCCTAACGTTGAGAAAGACCTCGGATACCCGCCTCTGCTTACGCCCTCCTCTCAGATAGTTGGTGTTCAGGCTGTTCTGAACGTTATAACCGGGGAGAGGTACAAGACCATAACCAAAGAGGTAAGGGACTACGTTGAGGGTAAATACGGAAAGCCACCGGGACCTCTCTCCAAAGAGCTCGTTGAGAAGATACTTGGACCGGGCAAAGAGCCTGACTTCTCCATAAGACCCGGAGACCTCGCCGACCAGCAAGAATGGGACAGGGCAAGGAGCGAGGTTGAAAAGATTATCGGAAGGGAGCCCACCGATGAAGAGATACTCCTGTACATACTCTTCCCGATGCAGGCTAAGGAGTTCTTAACTCTAAGGGAGAAAGGCGAGTTACACCCCGAACCGGTTGGTGAGCTTCCAGAGATTGCTGAAACCGAAGCAGGAAAGGTTGTTGGTGCTGCACCTGTTGAGTTTGAAGTTGTTTACCACGGAGACAAGTTTAAGGTCAAAGTAGAAGGTGTATCCCTTGAAGATCAACCAGGCAAACCGAGAAAGTACTACGTCAGAGTTGACGGAAGGCTTGAAGAGATACAGCTCTTCCCACAGAGGGAAGCGATTCCTGCAGGCGGTGGGGCTGTATCAACAACGACTACAACAGAAGGTGGCATACCCAAGGCAACAGAACCTGGTGACGTCACCGCTCCTATGCCTGGTAAGGTTGCGAAGATACTCGTTGAAGAGGGTCAACCTGTGGAGGAAGGACAGACGGTTGCTATAGTTGAAGCCATGAAGATGGAAAATGAAATACACGCTCCGATAGATGGGATAGTAAAGCAGATATTTGCCAAGGTGGGAGACCAGGTGAATCCTGATGAGGCAATTCTCAGAATATCCCCCCACAAGGAGGACAAAAGCTACCAGTAAAATAGTTCCTGTGGAAGAGAGCCTTATAAACAGTCCCGAGGAAATGGAAGCCCTCGGGGCTTCTCTTGCTAAAGAGCTTAAAGGTAACGAAGTTATATGCCTGAAAGGGGAGCTCGGGGCTGGCAAAACCACCTTTGTCCGAGGTTTGGCAAGGGGTTTGGGCATCGGAGAGGAATATCAAGTCCGGAGCCCCACCTTCACCATAGTGAACGAGTATCCAACCCAGAAAGGGAAGCTGATACACGTTGACCTCTACAGGGTAAAGGATTTTGACTTTTCAGAGTTCATAGGTCAAGGTGTAGTGGTTGTTGAGTGGAAGGAGGAAAGGGAGGATTGTGATATTTTTATTGAGATTGAGGTGGTCAGAGAGAACGTAAGAAGGGTTTTGCTTTTCAGAAGGGGTTGAGCCAGTTTTTAACTCTTTCTGTTATACTCTCCCTCTTCTCTATACCTTCCTCACCCAGCTCCTTTGCAAGTTTTTCAAGGAGTTTTTTCTGTTTGTTGTTCAGGCTCTTGGGAACCTCTATCCTGAAGGTAATTATCATGTTTCCCCGCTTACCATCGTAAGGGAAGCCCTTTCCGGGAATTGTTTTGGTTGAACCACACTCAGTTCCCGGCTGAACAAAGACCTCAAGCTCTTCCCCTTCAAGGGTGGGAACCCTTGTAGCACCTCCGAGGACTGCAAGGGGGTAACTTATCAGCCTTTCCATGAACAGGTCGTTGTTTACCTTCTTGAAAACAGGATGCTCCTTAAGGAACACTCTCAGGTAAAGGTCTCCCGGCTTTCCACCGTATACTCCGAAGTGCCCTTTCTCTGGGACTTTCAAAACTTCTCCCTCATCTGTTGCCGGAGGAACGTTTATCTTTATCTTGGCTTGGGTTGTAACCCTTCCCCTTCCAAAGCAGGTAGGACAAGGGTTCTTGACTATAAATCCCTTTCCTCTGCAAACGGAACAGGGTCTTGGGAAGCTGAATATACCGCTTACTCTCCTTCCCTTTCCCTCACAGGCGTGGCAGACCACCGTCTCGGCTTTTCCTTTCACCCCGATACCTTCGCAGTCCGGGCAGTCTATCCATCTCTCGTACTCCACTTCCTTCTGAGTTCCGAAGGCAGCTTCCTCAAGGGTAAGGTAGAGCTTTAGCCTTATGTCCTGTCCTCTCTTGGGTTTCTTTGCCTTTTCCCTCTCTCCCTTTATGATGCTCTCTATAAACTCCTGAATGTACTCCATAAAGTCCCTGAACTTGTTCTCATCACCGCTCCTGAGTATCCTGTCATACTCTTCTCTCTTTTCATCGTCCGAAAGGACGTGGTAAGCCTCGTTTATCTCTTTGAACTTCTCCTCAGCCTCAGGGTCAGGATTCCTGTCGGGGTGGTAAAGACGGGCTAACCTCCTGTAGGCTTTCTTTATCTCCTCCTTAGTGGCGTTCTTTTCAACGCCGAGTATCCTGTAATAATCCTTTATAGCCGACCTCATCTTCTATATCTTAAGGCAAAAGACACCGGCTGTCAGTCGGGAAGAGAATAAAGCCCTTATTTCTTTAGGGCATTGCAAGAGACAATTAGGGTAAATACCAAGTCTAATACGATTGTCGTGTCGCAATCCCTCTCTTTCTTCAGGGCATTGCAAGGGGTCCGATTAAAGTCCTTGATTTTCAAGGGGGACAGAGTGAGAATTGTTCTCAATTAGAGTTGACGTCATGATTTTACAGAAATATCAATGAGTTTCCGATTTAGACTGTCCCCCAAGGGTTTGATCTAATTTTCCCCTATTCCGTTGCCAAGGAGCCGTGAAGGCTATCCTAACCCTCTCCTACTTACACAAGAATTTAAGCAAATATCCCGAAAATGCAAATATGATGTTCGTCAGCTTTAAAAATTTTTAAGAATTATCAAAAACTTAAAAACCGGCAATTTTTACCATAGCCCTGTGGAGTATCAGGGGGTCGTAAACCCCGAGGTCCTCAAAGAGCCACCCGTCCCCGCCGGTTATGAGCACTTTAAAGGTCTTGCCAAACCTAATACTCCAGTCCTCAACGGTCTTCTCTATGAAGGAGCGGGACTCTCTGTAAACACCTCCCACCACGCAGTCTCTTGTTGACCTGCCTATATCAAGCTTTATGGCTTCCGGTTCAAAGGGAGGTATCCCTTCGGTGCGCTCACTCAGCGATGAGAGCTTTAATCTCACTCCCGCAGTTATGAAACCGCCCTTGAAAGTTCCTTCAAGGAGGAGGTCAAGGACGAGAGCTGTTCCAGCCATAACGAGCACCGCATCCGGGGAATAAAACTCCCTGACTCCGTAAGCGAAGAGAACCCTGTCCACTCCGAGGGTTTCGGGAGTCTCATAATCAACCTCTATGGGAATGTCCTTCAGAGAGAGGAGTTTGAGTTTATGTCCGAAGGTCTCTTCAAGCCTCCTGTTCACCGAGGGGCGAACTGAAAGAGCAACAACCTTATCATGGTATCCCCTCAGTTTCTGTATATCATCGTGTCCGAACCTTCCGAGGTGGTTTAAAGAGCCTTCACTGAACTCGCAGACATCTACGGTGGTATTACCAACGTCAAGGGTCAGAACCTTCACAGCCAGTGCGCTCCCTTCCCGGAACCTTTCAGGTGTAAAACCTTAGCTCTAACCCCTTCCCTTTCAAAGGCTTCTATCATAGCGCTTCCCACCCTGTCTTTTACTTCTCCGGAGCTTATCGCACATACCGTTGGACCCGCACCGCTCAGAAATACCGCATAGGCTCCCGCAGAGTAACCCGCTTCAAGAACCTTCTCAAAACCCTTTATCAGCTTTGCCCTGTAGGGCTGGTGGAGTCTGTCTTCAACCGCAGTTCTGAGGAGTTCATACTTTCCGGTGAGGATAGCCGAAACGAGGAGACTCGCTCTCTGGATATTAAAAACGGCGTCTTTCAGGGAGACTTCCCTCTTTATAACCCTCCTCGCCTCCTCGGTGGACAGTTCAAAGTCTGGAACCGCAAAGACAAGGGAAAGCTCATCGGGGAAGTCTAACCTGTTGTAAACGAGTCCCCCGTTCTGGACGCACACGACGAACCCTCCAACAAAAGCGGGCAGGAGGTTATCCGGGTGGGGTTCAAACTCAAAGGCTACCTTCATCTTATCCTCAAGGTTCACCTCAAGGCTGTGGAGTCTTACACAGGCTTCTATACCTCCCACTATCGCCGTAGCGGAGGAACCCAGACCCCTCGCCGTTGGAACTTCATTGACCTGCTTGAGTTTAAAGGGCTTTACCGGAACTCCGAAAACCTCACAGGCTCTTTTATAAACCCTTATCAGGAGGTTGTTCTCGTCCCTTGGGAGTTCTTTCCCTTCTCCCTCTACCTCCACGCCGAAGGCGTCGCTCTCCCGAAATTCAAAGGTGTTGTAGAGATTGAGGGCTAAGCCGAAGGTGTCGAAACCAGACCCGAAGTTAGTGGTGGTTGCGGGAACGAGGAGTTTCATGGGAATATTATGACCTAATCCATAGAGGGCTTGCATATCTGCCGATATCTTATAGATTGAATAACCTGAAGGAGGTGTCTTGAATGGGAATGCCAACGTGGGAAGAGGTTGAAAAGGTTCTTGATGAGATTAGACCTGCTTTGAGATTTGACGGTGGTGATGTTGAGCTTGTTGATATTCAAGAGGACGGAACAGTCCTTGTAAGATTGGTCGGTGCATGCTCAGGTTGCGGAATGTCCGTTCTAACTCTGAAGGCGGGTATAGAGAGGGCTTTAAAGCAGAAGTTTCCTGAGATAAAAGAAGTTAAGGACGTCAATATGGACGTTCCTATGTCCTTCGGGCTGTGAAGTTTTTCTCGTAAACTATATTCACACCCAGCTCCCGGAGGAAGTTTATAAACTCTTTATACCTCCAGACCCTGTTATCACACAGGATTATGGTGCCTGAGTCTGTCTTCTGTCTCATCAGTCTCCCCACTCCCTGTCTGAACTTTATGAAAGCTTTTCTGCGCTGATACTCAAAGGGGTCTTCACCTATGCTATTTAGATACTTTATCCTGTGGTAAGTTACGGGGTCATCGGGACTTTCAAAGGGCAACTTGGACATGAGTATTCCCTTGTCCCCCCTTACATCTATTCCAGTCCACAGGCTGTCAAGACCTATCAGGATTTTTATCTCTCCCTCCCTTAGTTTCTCTACCAGAGAGTTTAAGCTGCCTTCCCCCTGTTTCACTATTTCACTGGTGTTTTCAAAAAATTTCATATGGTTTCTGTTTGTTAGCAGGACGAGTACCCTCTCGTGAAGATTTTTTATCGTCTCAAAGGAGGTTATGAGGTCCCTCTCCCATTCCTTTCTCTTGGGGTTCGTGTTCATTATCAGAAAGGTAACCTTGCTGTAATCAAAGTTATGACTTAGCCTGTAAAAATCTCCTTCTATCCCGGTTGTAAAGCGTATGTCTTCGGGGTCTATTGTGGCTGAGGTGAGGA from Hydrogenivirga caldilitoris includes these protein-coding regions:
- the accC gene encoding acetyl-CoA carboxylase biotin carboxylase subunit, with protein sequence MFKKLLVANRGEIACRIIRAAKELGIQTVAIFNEIESTARHVKMADEAYMIGVDPLDTYLNKQRIIDLALEVGADAIHPGYGFLAENAEFAKMCEEAGITFVGPSWQVIELMGDKARSKEVMKKAGVPVVPGSDGILKDVEEAKALAREIGYPVLLKATAGGGGRGIRICRNEEELVKNYESAYNEAQKAFGCGDLLLEKFIENPKHIEFQVLGDKYGNVIHLGERDCSIQRRNQKLVEIAPSLLLTPEKREYYGNIVAKAAREIGYYNAGTMEFIADQEGNLYFIEMNTRVQVEHPVTEMVTGIDIVKWQLRIAAGEKLKYKQEDVNFKGYSIECRINAEDPRNNFAPSVGMIERYYVPGGFGIRVEHAAARGFEVTPYYDSMIAKLIVWAPEWEIAVDRMKAALETYEITGVKTTIPLLIEIMKEPDFRAGKFTTKYLEEHPQVFDYKEHRDKEDFVAFLSAVIASYHGL
- a CDS encoding pyruvate/oxaloacetate carboxyltransferase, yielding MVEVVEEIREKMKELEKKGVKKKIHITDLTPRDGQQCKLATRVRTDDLLPLCEKLDKCGFYAVEVWGGATYDVCLRYLKEDPWERLRRIKEVMPNTKLQMLFRGQNIVGYRPRSDKTVKKFVERCIANGMTVFRVFDSLNDNRNIEVAVKAIKELGGEVHAEISYTRSPVHTYEKWMEYAQELAEMEPDWISFKDATGIMPPFECYQIIKGIKEATGGQIPVLLHNHDMSGMATINHMMAVLAGVDMLDTVLSPLAFGSSHPATETIVAALQDTPFDTGLDLTKIAEAAEEAKKMKKKYKKYETEYAGVNAQVLIHKIPGGMISNMVAQLMEANALDKIEEALAEVPNVEKDLGYPPLLTPSSQIVGVQAVLNVITGERYKTITKEVRDYVEGKYGKPPGPLSKELVEKILGPGKEPDFSIRPGDLADQQEWDRARSEVEKIIGREPTDEEILLYILFPMQAKEFLTLREKGELHPEPVGELPEIAETEAGKVVGAAPVEFEVVYHGDKFKVKVEGVSLEDQPGKPRKYYVRVDGRLEEIQLFPQREAIPAGGGAVSTTTTTEGGIPKATEPGDVTAPMPGKVAKILVEEGQPVEEGQTVAIVEAMKMENEIHAPIDGIVKQIFAKVGDQVNPDEAILRISPHKEDKSYQ
- the tsaE gene encoding tRNA (adenosine(37)-N6)-threonylcarbamoyltransferase complex ATPase subunit type 1 TsaE → MEESLINSPEEMEALGASLAKELKGNEVICLKGELGAGKTTFVRGLARGLGIGEEYQVRSPTFTIVNEYPTQKGKLIHVDLYRVKDFDFSEFIGQGVVVVEWKEEREDCDIFIEIEVVRENVRRVLLFRRG
- a CDS encoding J domain-containing protein encodes the protein MRSAIKDYYRILGVEKNATKEEIKKAYRRLARLYHPDRNPDPEAEEKFKEINEAYHVLSDDEKREEYDRILRSGDENKFRDFMEYIQEFIESIIKGEREKAKKPKRGQDIRLKLYLTLEEAAFGTQKEVEYERWIDCPDCEGIGVKGKAETVVCHACEGKGRRVSGIFSFPRPCSVCRGKGFIVKNPCPTCFGRGRVTTQAKIKINVPPATDEGEVLKVPEKGHFGVYGGKPGDLYLRVFLKEHPVFKKVNNDLFMERLISYPLAVLGGATRVPTLEGEELEVFVQPGTECGSTKTIPGKGFPYDGKRGNMIITFRIEVPKSLNNKQKKLLEKLAKELGEEGIEKRESITERVKNWLNPF
- a CDS encoding type III pantothenate kinase, which produces MKVLTLDVGNTTVDVCEFSEGSLNHLGRFGHDDIQKLRGYHDKVVALSVRPSVNRRLEETFGHKLKLLSLKDIPIEVDYETPETLGVDRVLFAYGVREFYSPDAVLVMAGTALVLDLLLEGTFKGGFITAGVRLKLSSLSERTEGIPPFEPEAIKLDIGRSTRDCVVGGVYRESRSFIEKTVEDWSIRFGKTFKVLITGGDGWLFEDLGVYDPLILHRAMVKIAGF
- the thrB gene encoding homoserine kinase, encoding MKLLVPATTTNFGSGFDTFGLALNLYNTFEFRESDAFGVEVEGEGKELPRDENNLLIRVYKRACEVFGVPVKPFKLKQVNEVPTARGLGSSATAIVGGIEACVRLHSLEVNLEDKMKVAFEFEPHPDNLLPAFVGGFVVCVQNGGLVYNRLDFPDELSLVFAVPDFELSTEEARRVIKREVSLKDAVFNIQRASLLVSAILTGKYELLRTAVEDRLHQPYRAKLIKGFEKVLEAGYSAGAYAVFLSGAGPTVCAISSGEVKDRVGSAMIEAFEREGVRAKVLHLKGSGKGAHWL
- a CDS encoding NifU family protein, whose product is MGMPTWEEVEKVLDEIRPALRFDGGDVELVDIQEDGTVLVRLVGACSGCGMSVLTLKAGIERALKQKFPEIKEVKDVNMDVPMSFGL